AAGAAAACGTAGAGGAAACGTCGCGATACACACTGAGGAGAATCTGGGCGGCTCATACAGGATGAGCTTCATACTCATCGTCCATCAGAAATACCACGCTTCCTTTATAGAAGCCATGTTGCACTTACCAAGACAGACCACAGACCGGGCAAGATAAGCGGATGTGGAGTGTGGCAGACCATGAAACGTTGCTGTTGGCCCTGGCGGTAGCCGACTCGCAGCAAACGCTGCTGGATCAGCTTGTGAAAGGTTCTGCCAGAGCACTGACAGGTGTGACGCTGTGGCGTCAGGAGGAAGGCACCCTGGCGCTTCAGGGATGGTCCGGCACTGCGCAAGATGAGGGCACTCCTGTTCCCCTGCCCGGTGCGCCGAAGTATCTGCTGGGCTGGACGCCCGATGCCCCCTTACCCGCTTCGGTACAGGCAATGCTCGGATTGAGACTGCTGTATCTGGACGCCCTTCATGAAAAGCTGCATCTAAATGATCAGCTCTCGATTCTGCATCACGCGGCGCTGACCGACCCCCTGACGGGGCTGGATAATCGCCGTGCCTTCGACAGGCATCTCGAAGCAGTAGAAGACACTCACGAAGACTACGTCGTGGTTTTCATTGATCTCAACGGCTTCAAAGCACTAAACGACAAGTTCGGGCACGCGCTAGGCGATTCGCTCCTTCGCGGGTACGGCGTGTGGCTTTCTCGTGTCACACACGAACGTGCTCAGGTCTACCGCCTGGGAGGCGACGAATTCGTCGTGCTGCTGCGCCACACGCCCATGTCGCCTGAAGCCTTTATGGTGTGGGCGATGGACCGCTTGCAGGTTCCATTTGTAGATGGGGTAAGTGCAGCGATCGGGATCGCGTGGCGACATGAGTGTGACAGTGTCCGG
This genomic window from Deinococcus ruber contains:
- a CDS encoding GGDEF domain-containing protein; translation: MADHETLLLALAVADSQQTLLDQLVKGSARALTGVTLWRQEEGTLALQGWSGTAQDEGTPVPLPGAPKYLLGWTPDAPLPASVQAMLGLRLLYLDALHEKLHLNDQLSILHHAALTDPLTGLDNRRAFDRHLEAVEDTHEDYVVVFIDLNGFKALNDKFGHALGDSLLRGYGVWLSRVTHERAQVYRLGGDEFVVLLRHTPMSPEAFMVWAMDRLQVPFVDGVSAAIGIAWRHECDSVRALLSLADERMYAAKKAELTSPEIMHRRRFRDLR